Proteins encoded together in one Altererythrobacter epoxidivorans window:
- a CDS encoding sterol desaturase family protein — MPNSTIAVLSVYLFFALLELWRTNLFGKGEQTRDDGIVEAVSMVMLIGITQPAIVFASAAVMGLIAPGLEGALADINVFAAIGLFLVVDDMTQYWWHRASHTFPWLYNLHRAHHNAKYMSVRLVYRNNIIYYAMMPGLWFAGVLLYMGLGWVYAGYLVVKMAVIIGAHSDVAWDKPLYRIGWLSPVMWVVERTISTPATHHAHHGRHADDPGTHYKGNYGNLLFFWDVLFGTAKITRTYPESYGVENLAPASLGQQLLWPIFPEQKDADLNPVGEEAAAPNAA, encoded by the coding sequence ATGCCCAATTCGACGATCGCCGTGCTTTCGGTTTACCTGTTCTTCGCGCTGCTGGAGCTCTGGCGGACGAACCTGTTCGGCAAAGGTGAGCAGACCCGCGACGACGGCATCGTGGAGGCGGTGAGCATGGTCATGCTGATCGGCATTACCCAACCCGCCATCGTCTTCGCCTCTGCAGCTGTAATGGGCCTGATCGCGCCGGGGCTCGAAGGCGCCCTGGCCGACATCAATGTGTTCGCTGCCATTGGGCTCTTCCTGGTGGTGGACGACATGACGCAATATTGGTGGCACCGGGCAAGCCACACCTTCCCGTGGCTCTACAATCTCCACCGCGCACATCACAACGCCAAGTACATGAGCGTCCGCCTCGTCTATCGGAACAACATCATCTACTACGCGATGATGCCCGGCCTGTGGTTCGCAGGCGTGCTGCTCTACATGGGCCTCGGCTGGGTCTATGCCGGTTATCTGGTGGTGAAGATGGCGGTGATCATCGGCGCGCATTCCGATGTCGCATGGGACAAGCCGCTTTATCGGATCGGCTGGCTTTCGCCTGTGATGTGGGTGGTGGAGCGCACCATCTCGACGCCGGCCACCCATCACGCACACCATGGTCGTCACGCGGACGACCCGGGTACCCATTACAAGGGCAACTACGGGAACCTGCTGTTCTTCTGGGATGTCCTGTTCGGCACCGCGAAAATTACGCGCACCTATCCGGAGAGCTACGGCGTCGAGAATCTCGCTCCGGCATCGCTCGGTCAGCAGCTGCTCTGGCCGATTTTTCCCGAGCAAAAAGACGCAGACCTGAATCCAGTTGGAGAGGAGGCTGCTGCCCCCAACGCCGCCTGA
- a CDS encoding OsmC family protein, whose translation MKITNHGSATYEGLGKGGKGHVSTGSGALAAQPYGFQTRFEDEPGTNPEELIAAAHASCFTMALSFKLAEAGHTDGSVVTSAEVTLEKTDAGFTVTKSALSTKGKVPGLDQAKFEELAADAKANCPISRLLNAEITLDTKFAG comes from the coding sequence ATGAAAATCACCAATCACGGCAGCGCGACGTACGAAGGCCTGGGCAAGGGCGGCAAGGGACATGTCTCGACCGGATCGGGTGCGCTCGCTGCGCAACCCTACGGCTTCCAGACGCGCTTCGAAGACGAGCCTGGCACCAATCCCGAAGAGTTGATCGCGGCCGCGCATGCCAGCTGCTTCACCATGGCGCTTTCGTTCAAGCTTGCCGAAGCCGGCCATACCGACGGGTCGGTCGTGACCAGCGCGGAGGTCACTCTTGAGAAGACCGACGCCGGCTTCACCGTCACAAAGTCCGCTCTATCGACAAAGGGTAAGGTTCCCGGTCTCGACCAGGCCAAATTCGAGGAGCTCGCCGCCGATGCCAAGGCGAACTGCCCGATCTCGCGGCTGTTGAACGCTGAAATCACCCTCGACACAAAATTCGCGGGCTGA
- the spt gene encoding serine palmitoyltransferase, with product MSEGISQPDQPVAIDGEGKDLFSKFDDLIQMREGLLASGVEDPFNLVMEKVLSPTRAICNGRDTILLGTYNYMGMTFDPDVVEAGKQALADFGSGTTGSRVLNGTYQGHKECEDALKEFYAMDHAMVFSTGYQANLGIISTIAGKGDYIVLDIDSHASIWDGCALGNAEVVPFKHNDIEAMEKRLRRIPEGAGKLVVLEGVYSMLGDIAPLKEMVAVAKKYGAMVLVDEAHSMGFIGENGRGVCEQAGCIDDVDFIIGTFSKSVGTVGGFCVSNHPKFEIMRLVCRPYVFTASLPPSVVATAETSIRKLMQGSNKRAHLWENSRNLHAGLKALGFQLGTEEPQSAIIAVIMPDLERGAAMWEALLHEGLYVNLARPPATPANMTLLRCSLCAEHSEEEVQTILGMFERAGKAVGII from the coding sequence ATGAGCGAAGGCATCAGCCAGCCCGACCAGCCGGTCGCAATCGACGGCGAAGGGAAGGATCTCTTCTCCAAATTCGACGACCTGATCCAGATGCGCGAAGGCCTGCTGGCCAGCGGCGTCGAGGATCCGTTCAACCTCGTCATGGAGAAAGTCCTCTCGCCCACCCGTGCGATCTGCAACGGGCGGGATACGATCTTGCTCGGCACCTACAATTACATGGGCATGACCTTCGACCCGGACGTGGTCGAGGCGGGCAAGCAGGCGCTGGCCGATTTCGGATCGGGCACCACGGGCAGCCGCGTTCTCAACGGGACCTACCAAGGTCACAAGGAATGCGAAGACGCTCTCAAGGAATTTTACGCCATGGATCATGCCATGGTGTTTTCGACCGGCTACCAGGCCAACCTTGGCATCATCAGTACGATCGCCGGCAAGGGCGACTACATCGTCCTAGACATCGATAGCCATGCCTCGATCTGGGATGGCTGTGCGCTGGGTAATGCCGAAGTCGTGCCGTTCAAGCACAACGACATCGAGGCGATGGAAAAGCGCCTGCGGCGCATTCCGGAAGGGGCGGGCAAGCTGGTCGTGCTGGAAGGCGTCTATTCGATGCTTGGCGATATCGCCCCGCTGAAGGAAATGGTAGCAGTCGCAAAGAAATACGGCGCCATGGTGCTGGTCGACGAAGCGCACTCGATGGGCTTCATCGGCGAGAATGGTCGCGGCGTTTGCGAACAGGCCGGATGCATCGACGATGTCGATTTCATCATCGGCACTTTCTCGAAGAGCGTCGGCACGGTCGGCGGCTTCTGCGTATCGAACCATCCGAAGTTCGAGATCATGCGCCTCGTCTGCCGCCCCTACGTATTCACTGCGTCGCTCCCGCCCAGCGTTGTCGCCACCGCCGAGACCAGCATCCGCAAGCTGATGCAGGGATCGAACAAGCGCGCCCACCTCTGGGAAAATTCGCGCAACCTGCATGCCGGCCTGAAGGCTCTCGGCTTCCAGCTCGGCACCGAAGAGCCGCAGAGCGCGATCATCGCCGTAATCATGCCCGATCTCGAACGCGGCGCCGCCATGTGGGAAGCGCTGCTGCACGAAGGGCTCTACGTGAATCTTGCGCGTCCGCCGGCAACGCCTGCCAACATGACGCTGCTGCGCTGTTCTCTCTGCGCCGAGCACTCAGAAGAAGAAGTGCAGACGATCCTTGGAATGTTCGAGCGCGCTGGCAAGGCGGTAGGCATCATCTGA
- a CDS encoding acyl carrier protein, which translates to MDRAEVDTRIRSLIEPFNKKGVEIADGTTFANDLEFDSLTVMDFVAEIEDEFDVIISMNQQAEIENYGQLVDAVTKLQDN; encoded by the coding sequence ATGGATCGCGCCGAAGTCGACACCCGTATCCGCTCGCTGATCGAGCCCTTCAACAAGAAGGGCGTCGAGATCGCGGATGGTACGACCTTTGCCAACGATCTCGAATTCGACAGCCTTACCGTCATGGATTTCGTGGCCGAGATCGAGGACGAATTCGACGTCATCATCAGCATGAACCAGCAGGCCGAGATCGAGAATTACGGCCAGCTGGTCGACGCGGTCACCAAGCTTCAGGACAACTGA
- a CDS encoding response regulator, with protein MAKRILVVEDNDLNRKLFCDVLRANGFEVEPEADGEQALDTARRVGPDLIIMDIQLPNVSGVELIEQAKRDVALREIPILAVTAYAGKGDEERIRDAGAASYLAKPVSIIPFMNAVKALLPAV; from the coding sequence GTGGCAAAGAGAATCCTTGTTGTCGAGGACAACGACCTTAACCGGAAGTTGTTCTGCGACGTTTTGCGCGCGAACGGCTTCGAGGTCGAGCCGGAGGCCGATGGCGAGCAGGCGCTCGACACAGCGCGCCGCGTCGGACCGGACCTGATAATCATGGACATCCAGTTGCCCAATGTTTCGGGCGTCGAACTGATCGAACAAGCCAAGCGCGATGTCGCCTTGCGTGAAATCCCCATACTCGCCGTGACCGCATACGCCGGCAAGGGTGATGAAGAACGCATCCGCGACGCCGGGGCGGCCAGCTACCTTGCAAAACCTGTCTCCATCATCCCCTTCATGAATGCGGTGAAGGCGCTGCTTCCGGCGGTCTGA
- a CDS encoding DUF3572 family protein, with amino-acid sequence MNAMPATIRNSDSDTGAPNAATLALAALGWVLENDDRAERFLSLTGLDPDTLRQGLGERRVQASVLEFLANHEPDLVRCAEALAVAAEDLVAAQRELSK; translated from the coding sequence ATGAACGCGATGCCCGCTACAATTCGCAATTCCGATTCAGACACAGGCGCGCCCAATGCCGCCACGCTGGCGCTTGCCGCGCTCGGCTGGGTGCTCGAAAACGACGATCGGGCCGAACGCTTCCTGTCCCTGACGGGCCTCGATCCCGACACGCTGAGGCAGGGGCTGGGCGAGCGCAGGGTGCAGGCATCGGTGCTCGAATTCCTCGCAAACCATGAACCCGACCTTGTTCGCTGCGCCGAGGCTTTGGCCGTCGCAGCCGAAGACCTGGTTGCTGCCCAAAGGGAGCTTTCAAAATGA
- a CDS encoding RidA family protein, with product MSIEARLEELGIVLPEAAAPVASYVPVVVHGGMAFVSGQISFVDGELVKGRLGEDVSLDDGMAAARGCGLMILAQLKAALGSLDRVERVIKLGGFVSSTPDFTDQPKVVNGASDLMLEVFGEAGKHSRAAVGVPSLPLGVAVEVDAIVAVSGE from the coding sequence ATGAGTATCGAAGCGCGACTGGAAGAACTCGGAATTGTATTGCCGGAGGCGGCTGCGCCTGTGGCCAGTTACGTTCCTGTGGTCGTGCATGGCGGCATGGCTTTCGTTTCGGGCCAGATATCCTTCGTCGATGGCGAACTGGTGAAGGGTCGCCTGGGTGAGGATGTATCGCTGGATGACGGTATGGCGGCTGCGCGCGGCTGCGGACTGATGATCCTGGCCCAGTTGAAGGCTGCGCTCGGTTCGCTCGACCGCGTAGAACGCGTGATCAAGCTCGGCGGTTTCGTCAGCTCGACACCGGATTTCACCGATCAGCCCAAGGTGGTCAACGGCGCATCGGACCTGATGCTCGAAGTGTTCGGCGAGGCTGGAAAGCATTCGCGTGCCGCCGTGGGCGTTCCCTCCTTGCCGCTCGGCGTCGCAGTCGAAGTCGATGCCATCGTGGCGGTTTCGGGAGAGTAG
- a CDS encoding glycerophosphodiester phosphodiesterase family protein, producing the protein MAKRPIPEWLTQWEYAHRGLHGNGVPENSLQGARLAIEAGMGIECDIQRSRDDHPMVFHDWDVTRLTGYVGDTEQILAEELGTFAYLDSDECIATLSQFLETVSGQVPLLIEIKSRRGYEVEKSCEIVAKALSGYSGDHAVMSFDPRVARWFRHNSPQTCAGLVMREDAHGYTQKAWQRRVALWLAKPDFLAYHIAALPNRWVTGLRAKGLPILTWTVNSLETRQRALLHADALIAEGQGLA; encoded by the coding sequence GTGGCGAAGCGCCCGATTCCCGAGTGGCTGACGCAGTGGGAGTATGCCCACCGCGGGTTGCATGGGAATGGGGTCCCGGAAAATTCGCTGCAGGGTGCGCGTCTCGCGATCGAGGCAGGCATGGGTATCGAATGCGATATCCAGCGCAGCCGCGACGATCATCCCATGGTCTTCCACGATTGGGACGTCACGCGGCTGACCGGCTATGTCGGCGATACCGAACAGATCCTGGCCGAGGAACTCGGCACCTTCGCCTATCTCGACAGTGACGAATGTATCGCCACCCTGTCACAATTCCTCGAGACGGTCTCCGGGCAGGTTCCGCTACTGATCGAGATCAAGTCACGGCGCGGCTACGAGGTCGAGAAAAGCTGCGAGATCGTCGCCAAGGCGCTGAGCGGATATTCCGGCGATCACGCGGTAATGAGTTTCGATCCGCGGGTTGCGCGCTGGTTCAGGCACAACTCGCCGCAGACCTGCGCAGGCCTCGTGATGCGCGAAGACGCGCATGGCTATACGCAAAAGGCGTGGCAGCGGCGTGTCGCCCTGTGGCTCGCCAAGCCCGATTTCCTTGCCTACCACATTGCTGCGCTCCCCAATCGCTGGGTCACGGGCCTGCGCGCCAAAGGACTGCCCATCCTGACATGGACGGTGAATTCGCTCGAAACGCGGCAGCGCGCCCTGCTTCACGCGGATGCGCTGATTGCAGAAGGGCAGGGGCTCGCATGA
- a CDS encoding GNAT family N-acetyltransferase, with product MSASELVVKLAPSVGAFDADEWNALGGDRNPFVSHEFLTALEDSGSVGPGTGWDPVPIVITDADDRLLAALPSYAKGHSQGEYVFDHSWADALERAGGRYYPKLQIAAPFTPANGPRLLLKDASLAPHLLKGAEAVCLQNGLSSAHATFIEEGQRSLFEDAGWLMRSDIQFHWRNREYGSFDDFLDTLASRKRRSLRKERAAAQKDVEIARLTGDEIKPHHWDAFWIFYQDTGARKWGSPYLTREAFDLLGERMADRMVLILAKVDGEPVAGALNFIGEDALYGRYWGCTRHIPFLHFELCYYQAIDIAIERGLERVEAGAQGGHKLARGYEPVQTWSAHWIADPGFRAAIEDFLERECEGVANDQVYLDRRTPFRKG from the coding sequence ATGAGCGCATCGGAGCTGGTGGTAAAACTTGCGCCATCGGTTGGCGCTTTCGACGCAGATGAATGGAACGCGCTAGGAGGAGATCGCAATCCGTTCGTCAGCCATGAATTCCTGACGGCGCTAGAGGATTCGGGAAGCGTGGGGCCGGGGACCGGTTGGGACCCCGTTCCCATCGTCATCACCGATGCCGACGATCGCCTGCTGGCCGCATTGCCAAGCTATGCCAAGGGGCACAGCCAGGGCGAATATGTCTTCGATCACAGCTGGGCAGATGCGCTTGAACGGGCAGGGGGGCGCTATTACCCCAAGCTCCAGATCGCTGCGCCTTTCACTCCGGCCAACGGCCCGCGCCTGTTGCTGAAGGACGCGTCGCTAGCACCGCATCTGCTCAAGGGCGCCGAGGCGGTGTGCCTCCAGAATGGCCTGTCCTCTGCGCACGCCACATTCATCGAGGAAGGCCAGCGCTCCTTGTTCGAGGATGCCGGCTGGCTGATGCGCAGCGACATCCAGTTCCACTGGCGCAATCGTGAGTACGGCAGCTTCGACGATTTTCTCGACACCCTGGCATCTCGCAAGCGCAGGTCGTTGCGGAAAGAGCGTGCGGCGGCGCAGAAGGATGTCGAGATTGCCAGGCTAACGGGCGACGAAATCAAGCCGCACCATTGGGATGCGTTCTGGATCTTCTACCAGGATACGGGCGCACGCAAATGGGGATCGCCCTATCTGACGCGCGAAGCCTTCGACCTGTTAGGCGAGCGGATGGCGGACCGGATGGTCCTGATTCTCGCGAAAGTGGATGGAGAGCCGGTTGCAGGAGCGCTGAACTTCATCGGCGAAGATGCGCTCTACGGCCGGTATTGGGGTTGCACGCGGCACATCCCGTTCCTGCATTTCGAGCTCTGTTATTATCAGGCGATCGACATCGCGATCGAACGCGGCTTGGAAAGGGTCGAAGCAGGCGCGCAGGGCGGTCACAAGCTCGCCCGCGGATACGAGCCGGTCCAGACGTGGTCTGCGCACTGGATCGCCGACCCAGGTTTTCGCGCGGCGATCGAGGATTTTCTCGAGCGAGAGTGCGAGGGTGTCGCCAACGACCAGGTTTATCTCGACCGGCGTACACCCTTCAGGAAAGGCTGA
- a CDS encoding sel1 repeat family protein, translating into MELKGIEGGAATELKENTADLLVARCLAAASQGDIAAYFDLGVAFSTGSHGAECDLIEAHKWFNLAASKGHEEAAWCRADISDEMTARDIAEAQRRARQWLCDERKKAA; encoded by the coding sequence ATGGAACTGAAGGGTATCGAAGGTGGCGCGGCCACCGAACTGAAAGAAAACACCGCCGACCTGCTCGTGGCACGTTGCCTTGCAGCAGCATCGCAGGGCGACATTGCAGCCTACTTCGACCTCGGCGTCGCTTTTTCGACCGGCAGCCACGGCGCCGAATGCGACCTCATCGAAGCGCACAAGTGGTTCAACCTCGCTGCATCCAAGGGTCACGAAGAAGCGGCATGGTGCCGCGCCGATATTTCCGATGAAATGACCGCGCGTGACATCGCCGAAGCCCAGCGCCGCGCGCGCCAGTGGCTGTGCGACGAGCGCAAGAAGGCAGCCTGA
- the dksA gene encoding RNA polymerase-binding protein DksA yields the protein MATAASNDIDILEKVKRSLEPDYVPSDDEPYMNERQQNYFRMLLIEWKRSIHSAADQTLQSLQDGPIREPDLNDRASSETDWGIELRTRDRQRKLISKIDSALRRIDQGEYGYCEVTGDPIGLRRLIARPVATMTVEAQEAHERREKVSRDD from the coding sequence ATGGCCACTGCGGCTTCAAACGACATCGATATTCTTGAAAAGGTAAAGCGTTCGCTCGAACCGGACTATGTTCCGAGCGACGACGAGCCTTACATGAACGAGCGCCAGCAAAACTATTTCAGGATGCTGCTGATCGAATGGAAGCGTTCCATTCACAGCGCAGCCGACCAGACGCTGCAGTCACTGCAGGACGGCCCGATCCGCGAGCCCGACCTCAACGACCGCGCATCGAGCGAAACCGACTGGGGCATCGAACTTCGCACCCGCGACCGCCAGCGCAAGCTGATTTCGAAGATCGACTCGGCCTTGCGCCGGATCGACCAGGGCGAATACGGCTATTGCGAAGTGACCGGCGATCCGATCGGCCTGCGCCGCCTGATCGCGCGCCCGGTAGCGACAATGACCGTCGAAGCGCAGGAAGCGCACGAGCGCCGCGAAAAGGTCTCGCGCGACGACTGA
- a CDS encoding ABC transporter substrate-binding protein, whose product MRIWTALLPVALLAGCGSSGDSGPIEVAVIGEPESLFDQGVRLSYGAQELRAATFEGLVALDASGNIVPAIAERWIVTDDGLSYIFKLRDSNWPDGERIASRDAQRLLQDNLRRVKGTSLGLDLGKVDDVRAMAGRVIEIRLTSPMPDFLRLLAQPEMGFVRQGKGTGPFVMTRAEDSDVAELTAMPPESRGLPAREDWEDMTRPLALRALPAKEAIDLFSAGDLDIVLNGQLYSLPMVDTGPLTRGTIRLDSSMGLFGLIVMTDDGLLSDPARREALSMAIDREGLMQSFNIGGWKSSLEIVPRETWKNVVPKRVAWESQTIEERRAEARRRISAWASSSGQTPTVSIKLPRGPGSDRVFSGLARDFKTIGVTAQRTAAGERGDLELIDRVARYSSPRWFLNQFNCEIRSGPCSETADQMVEQALAENDLSKKDELFASAQLEMRAAHFYVPIGAPIRWSLVRGNVAGFQENPWGLHPLFPLVEPTT is encoded by the coding sequence ATGCGAATCTGGACAGCTCTTCTTCCGGTCGCTCTGCTTGCCGGCTGTGGCTCCTCTGGCGACAGCGGACCGATCGAGGTTGCCGTTATCGGCGAACCCGAAAGCCTGTTCGATCAGGGGGTGCGCCTGTCCTATGGAGCGCAGGAATTGCGAGCCGCCACATTCGAAGGGCTCGTCGCCTTGGATGCGAGCGGCAACATCGTTCCTGCAATCGCCGAGCGCTGGATCGTCACCGACGACGGGCTGAGCTATATTTTCAAGCTTCGCGATTCCAACTGGCCGGATGGCGAGCGGATCGCCTCTCGCGATGCCCAGCGTCTGTTACAGGACAATCTGCGACGGGTGAAAGGGACCTCGCTCGGGCTGGACCTGGGCAAGGTCGACGATGTTCGCGCCATGGCCGGGCGCGTGATCGAAATACGCCTGACAAGCCCCATGCCCGATTTTCTCCGCCTGCTGGCCCAGCCAGAAATGGGTTTCGTGCGACAGGGTAAGGGCACCGGCCCCTTTGTCATGACACGGGCCGAGGATTCGGACGTGGCGGAGCTCACCGCCATGCCTCCTGAATCTCGCGGCCTGCCGGCGCGCGAGGATTGGGAGGACATGACGCGCCCGCTGGCACTTCGCGCACTACCTGCGAAGGAAGCGATCGACCTGTTCAGTGCAGGCGACCTCGACATAGTCCTCAACGGCCAACTCTACAGCCTGCCGATGGTCGATACCGGACCGCTGACCCGCGGGACGATCCGGCTGGATTCGTCTATGGGACTGTTCGGGCTGATCGTCATGACGGATGACGGATTGCTCAGCGATCCGGCACGACGCGAAGCGCTGTCGATGGCGATCGATCGTGAGGGGCTTATGCAATCCTTCAACATCGGCGGCTGGAAATCCTCGTTGGAAATCGTGCCGCGCGAGACATGGAAAAATGTCGTGCCCAAGCGCGTGGCTTGGGAAAGCCAGACAATCGAGGAAAGGCGGGCTGAGGCGCGCCGCAGGATTTCCGCATGGGCATCTTCCTCCGGCCAGACGCCAACCGTCTCGATTAAGTTGCCTAGGGGGCCCGGCAGCGACCGGGTCTTCTCGGGCCTCGCCCGTGATTTCAAGACCATCGGCGTTACGGCGCAAAGGACTGCCGCGGGCGAGAGGGGAGACCTCGAACTGATCGACCGCGTTGCCCGCTACTCCTCGCCGCGCTGGTTCCTCAACCAGTTCAATTGCGAAATCCGTTCGGGCCCTTGTTCCGAAACCGCTGACCAGATGGTGGAACAGGCACTGGCCGAAAACGACCTGTCGAAGAAGGATGAACTGTTCGCCAGCGCCCAGCTGGAGATGAGGGCGGCCCATTTCTACGTCCCCATCGGCGCACCGATCAGGTGGTCGCTGGTGCGAGGGAATGTCGCAGGGTTCCAGGAAAACCCCTGGGGGCTCCACCCCTTGTTCCCGCTCGTCGAACCCACCACCTAA
- a CDS encoding DUF4112 domain-containing protein — protein sequence MSNPERPQVMGVSMPTGTDPQSVRQRLEAMEMLLERSFRIPGVNYPIGLDAIVGLVPVLGDIVTTAMGAYLVWEARNLGLPKWKLWRMGANVAFDTAIGIVPVVGDAADLLFRSNTRNLRIVKKHLDRHHPETRVIEG from the coding sequence ATGTCCAATCCAGAACGGCCGCAGGTGATGGGGGTATCGATGCCGACCGGCACCGATCCGCAGTCTGTACGCCAGCGGCTGGAGGCGATGGAAATGCTGCTGGAACGCAGCTTCAGGATCCCCGGCGTAAACTATCCCATCGGCCTCGATGCGATCGTCGGCCTCGTCCCAGTCCTTGGCGATATCGTGACCACTGCCATGGGCGCCTATCTCGTATGGGAAGCGCGCAATCTCGGCCTGCCCAAATGGAAGCTCTGGCGCATGGGCGCCAATGTCGCTTTCGATACCGCGATCGGCATCGTTCCGGTGGTGGGTGACGCGGCCGACTTGCTGTTCAGGTCGAACACGCGAAACTTGCGCATCGTGAAGAAACATCTCGACAGGCATCATCCCGAGACGCGAGTGATCGAGGGATAG
- a CDS encoding tryptophan 2,3-dioxygenase, with protein MAADVTYSSYLDLDRILAAQHPTSDAHDEMLFIIVHQASELWLKLCLHELTAARTHIAADDLRPAFKMLARVARAQGQLIQSWDVLSTMTPHDYSTIRPHLGKSSGFQSAQYRLMEFMLGGRNPDMITIHEATPKVAEKLREEAARPSIYDEAVRLLARRGFDIEASVTERDTKAPYVHSASVEAAWAEVYRHPNKYWDLYELAEKLVDLEYHFQRWRFGHLKTVERIIGFKTGTGGTPGVPYLANVLKAAFFPELLSVRTAI; from the coding sequence ATGGCCGCAGACGTTACCTATTCGAGCTATCTCGACCTCGACCGGATCCTTGCCGCGCAGCATCCGACCTCCGACGCGCATGACGAAATGCTTTTCATCATCGTGCACCAGGCGAGCGAGCTGTGGCTCAAGCTCTGCCTGCACGAGTTGACTGCAGCACGGACCCACATTGCTGCGGACGACTTGCGCCCGGCCTTCAAGATGCTCGCCAGGGTCGCGCGGGCACAGGGCCAGCTGATCCAGAGCTGGGATGTGCTGAGCACGATGACGCCGCACGATTATTCGACCATTCGCCCGCACCTGGGGAAATCGAGCGGGTTCCAGTCGGCCCAGTACCGGCTGATGGAATTCATGCTCGGCGGGCGTAATCCGGACATGATCACGATCCATGAAGCAACGCCGAAAGTGGCGGAAAAGCTGCGTGAAGAGGCCGCGCGGCCGAGCATCTATGACGAGGCCGTGAGGCTGCTCGCAAGGCGCGGTTTCGACATCGAGGCAAGCGTGACAGAGCGTGACACAAAGGCACCCTATGTCCATTCGGCGAGCGTCGAGGCTGCTTGGGCGGAAGTTTACCGCCATCCGAACAAATATTGGGACCTGTACGAGCTTGCCGAAAAGCTCGTCGATCTCGAATACCATTTCCAACGCTGGCGCTTCGGCCACCTCAAGACCGTAGAGCGGATTATCGGCTTCAAGACGGGCACCGGTGGCACGCCGGGTGTGCCCTATCTCGCGAATGTCCTGAAGGCAGCGTTCTTTCCCGAGCTGCTGAGCGTGAGGACCGCGATCTGA
- the kynB gene encoding arylformamidase yields the protein MAADRQLQIIDISQKLRPGVPVWPGDTEFAQAGTWQMGEGSPVNVSALTLSTHTGAHADAPLHYAEGAPDIASVDLSAYLGECLVVDARGCGELVRPEHLPDLQGAARVLFRTYDQFPHEAWDAQHSAIAPSTIEALAAQGVVLIGMDGPSLDPQDSKTMDAHLAVLAADMRVLEGLVLDGVAPGRYELIALPLPIVGGDASPVRAILRELPDA from the coding sequence ATGGCCGCCGATCGCCAGCTGCAGATCATCGACATTTCGCAGAAACTGCGACCCGGCGTGCCGGTGTGGCCGGGCGACACCGAATTTGCGCAGGCCGGCACTTGGCAGATGGGCGAAGGCTCTCCGGTCAATGTTTCCGCACTGACGCTTTCGACCCACACCGGCGCCCATGCCGATGCCCCTTTGCACTATGCCGAAGGTGCACCCGACATCGCGAGTGTCGACCTGTCCGCCTATCTCGGGGAATGCCTCGTTGTGGACGCGCGCGGCTGCGGCGAACTCGTCAGGCCCGAACATTTGCCCGACCTGCAGGGCGCGGCGAGGGTGCTGTTCCGCACCTATGATCAATTCCCGCACGAAGCATGGGATGCGCAGCACAGCGCAATCGCCCCTTCCACGATCGAAGCGCTCGCGGCGCAGGGCGTGGTGCTGATCGGGATGGACGGGCCGTCGCTCGACCCGCAGGATTCAAAGACGATGGACGCGCACCTTGCCGTGCTCGCAGCGGACATGCGCGTGCTTGAAGGGCTGGTGCTCGATGGTGTCGCTCCGGGCCGCTACGAACTGATTGCGCTGCCTCTGCCGATCGTGGGCGGGGATGCCTCTCCGGTACGCGCCATATTGAGGGAGCTGCCCGATGCGTGA